In Idiomarina sp. PL1-037, a single genomic region encodes these proteins:
- a CDS encoding OmpA family protein yields MKTLNLITISLLTAGLTAPVFAQQTEVEQNDFYLGARLGAFSADDDRVAVKNGQVFSVDDGFKTITSGVEAGMMFTEAWEARVYYDYMEADLVGAGDAYGDSYGVDALYHFNNNFYAGLGLNNTEIGDVTDVAARVTLGHRSFITDNLAWRVEGGAQRGWEEDYTEMFANVGLQWFFGGRDTSPEPKARPEPRPEPQKAAPEPKSVDSDGDGVVDSKDKCANTPKNYSVDETGCILYENETITEELLVEFDLNSSSIRSGERSDIKDMAEFMKEHPQLDITIHGHTDSTGEAKYNQWLSERRAEAVANALVKQHGIEKSRVDFKGHGESQPKVRENSAADRQENRRIEATLKVVNRVPKTR; encoded by the coding sequence ATGAAAACCTTAAATTTAATCACTATATCTTTGCTAACCGCGGGGTTAACCGCTCCAGTTTTTGCACAGCAGACTGAGGTTGAGCAAAACGACTTTTATCTGGGCGCGCGCCTGGGTGCGTTTTCTGCCGACGACGATCGCGTTGCGGTAAAAAATGGGCAAGTATTCTCTGTTGATGACGGCTTCAAAACCATTACTTCAGGTGTTGAAGCCGGCATGATGTTTACCGAAGCATGGGAAGCCCGTGTTTATTATGACTATATGGAAGCCGACCTGGTTGGCGCAGGCGATGCATACGGTGACAGCTACGGTGTTGATGCGTTATACCACTTCAACAACAACTTTTATGCTGGTTTAGGTTTGAACAACACCGAAATTGGTGATGTTACAGATGTTGCTGCGCGAGTCACTCTTGGGCATCGCAGCTTTATTACCGATAATCTGGCATGGCGTGTTGAAGGTGGTGCTCAGCGTGGCTGGGAAGAAGACTACACGGAAATGTTCGCAAACGTTGGTTTGCAATGGTTCTTTGGCGGTCGTGACACGAGCCCTGAACCAAAAGCACGTCCAGAGCCACGTCCTGAACCTCAAAAAGCGGCACCTGAACCTAAATCTGTAGATTCTGATGGTGACGGCGTTGTTGATTCAAAAGACAAATGTGCCAATACGCCTAAAAATTATTCAGTAGATGAGACCGGCTGTATTCTTTATGAAAACGAGACTATTACCGAAGAGTTGCTGGTAGAGTTTGACTTAAACTCGTCCAGCATTCGCAGCGGTGAACGGTCAGATATCAAAGATATGGCAGAGTTCATGAAAGAGCATCCACAGTTAGATATCACTATTCACGGACACACGGATAGCACGGGCGAAGCGAAATATAACCAGTGGTTGTCTGAACGTCGTGCAGAAGCTGTTGCCAATGCACTTGTTAAACAACATGGTATTGAGAAAAGCCGCGTTGACTTCAAAGGTCACGGCGAATCTCAACCAAAAGTTCGTGAAAACAGTGCTGCTGACAGACAGGAAAACCGTCGCATAGAAGCAACATTGAAAGTCGTAAACCGGGTGCCTAAAACTCGTTAA
- the mutY gene encoding A/G-specific adenine glycosylase yields MTQTFSSQVLNWFQQYGRKHLPWQKNVTPYRVWVSEIMLQQTQVTTVIPYFERFMETFPTVQKLSSAPQDKVLNLWTGLGYYARARNLHKTAKLVCTQYNGEFPKKVHELEQLPGVGRSTAGAIRSLGHGKYAPILDGNVKRVLARHFAVSGWPGKADVLKQLWQLTEQLTPKQGSGAYNQAMMDIGAMICTRSKPLCEQCPVNSTCVAKATETIAQYPGKKPKKIKPVKATHMLLFRHNQQFLLEKRPQSGIWGGLWCFPQCDEETDIPSLAQQYGVTELARQQLTPFRHTFSHFHLDCKPLLIDVAPSETSLNEAKNLWVKANTNQDLGFAAPTVKLMEQLMTK; encoded by the coding sequence TTGACTCAGACATTCAGCTCACAGGTTCTCAATTGGTTTCAGCAATACGGGCGCAAGCATCTGCCATGGCAGAAAAACGTCACGCCCTATCGCGTCTGGGTGTCAGAAATTATGCTGCAACAAACCCAGGTTACTACCGTTATTCCGTACTTCGAACGTTTTATGGAAACCTTTCCTACGGTTCAGAAACTCTCCTCAGCTCCACAAGACAAAGTATTGAATTTATGGACTGGATTAGGCTATTACGCAAGAGCCCGAAACCTTCATAAAACTGCAAAACTTGTTTGCACTCAATATAACGGCGAATTTCCAAAAAAAGTTCATGAACTCGAACAATTACCCGGGGTTGGTCGCTCAACAGCCGGCGCAATTCGCTCTCTTGGGCACGGTAAATACGCACCTATTCTGGATGGCAACGTTAAGCGTGTATTAGCACGTCATTTTGCTGTCTCTGGCTGGCCTGGTAAGGCAGATGTTTTAAAGCAACTGTGGCAACTGACTGAACAATTGACTCCGAAACAAGGCTCCGGCGCATACAATCAGGCAATGATGGATATCGGTGCAATGATTTGTACTCGCAGTAAACCGCTTTGCGAGCAATGTCCTGTCAATAGCACCTGTGTTGCAAAGGCAACGGAGACAATAGCACAATACCCGGGAAAGAAGCCGAAAAAGATTAAACCAGTAAAAGCAACACATATGCTGCTTTTTCGGCATAACCAGCAGTTCTTGCTAGAAAAGCGTCCTCAGTCCGGCATTTGGGGCGGCCTTTGGTGCTTTCCGCAATGCGACGAGGAAACGGACATCCCTTCCTTAGCTCAACAATACGGCGTCACTGAGCTGGCAAGACAGCAACTGACTCCTTTTCGTCATACCTTTAGCCACTTCCACCTGGACTGTAAGCCTCTGCTAATTGACGTTGCTCCCTCTGAGACTTCGCTTAACGAAGCAAAAAACCTGTGGGTAAAAGCGAATACTAATCAAGACTTGGGCTTTGCAGCACCAACCGTTAAACTGATGGAGCAGTTAATGACTAAATAG
- a CDS encoding oxidative damage protection protein, translated as MSRTVFCEHFQKEAEGLDFQLYPGELGERIFNHISKEAWGEWQKKQTMLINERRLNMMDPTDREFLEKQMTAFLFEGENPEIEGYTPPEN; from the coding sequence ATGAGCCGTACTGTATTTTGTGAGCATTTTCAAAAAGAAGCCGAAGGCCTCGATTTTCAGCTTTATCCAGGCGAGTTAGGTGAGCGTATTTTTAACCACATATCAAAAGAAGCCTGGGGAGAGTGGCAAAAGAAACAAACCATGCTGATAAACGAAAGACGGTTAAACATGATGGATCCTACCGATCGTGAGTTTCTTGAAAAACAAATGACCGCTTTCTTATTCGAGGGAGAAAACCCTGAAATTGAGGGCTATACTCCGCCGGAAAATTAA
- the proB gene encoding glutamate 5-kinase, with product MKAPSWRRAVLKVGSALIAPDETGVSTKYLLPIARFINECRERGQEVVLVSSGSVAAGRKHFNFEHKKVPVAVRKAMSAVGQNEMMGYWSRFFDSPCAQLLMTHSDLRDRARYVSIKNTLNRLLEHDILPVVNENDALATDEMKVGDNDNLSAMIATLVDADALFICSDIDGLYDSDPNLNPDAKKIPVVEQIDESIYSLAGGSVSSVGTGGMRTKVEAAEKATSHGIDTYIVNGRKGETFESLLQGDIPGTLFRRQSDPISNKKHWLRHTLVAQGEILVDEGAEKALIENGASLLSSGIVDVQGDFDRGDAVLVRSANDTDAIAKGICQYSAHELMHIKGQQTEDIAEKFGYSPITEVIHRDDLMILEDA from the coding sequence ATGAAAGCGCCATCCTGGCGAAGAGCCGTACTGAAAGTGGGGAGTGCGCTCATCGCGCCAGATGAAACTGGGGTTAGCACCAAATACCTATTACCCATAGCTCGCTTTATTAACGAGTGTCGAGAACGCGGACAGGAAGTTGTCCTGGTCTCGTCAGGCAGCGTTGCTGCCGGCCGCAAACATTTTAACTTTGAACACAAAAAAGTACCGGTTGCCGTGCGTAAAGCAATGTCTGCAGTCGGTCAAAATGAAATGATGGGTTACTGGTCACGCTTTTTCGATTCCCCCTGCGCCCAGTTGCTAATGACCCACAGCGACCTACGCGACCGAGCTCGCTACGTCAGCATTAAAAACACCCTGAATAGATTGTTAGAGCACGACATTTTACCCGTAGTAAATGAGAACGATGCTCTTGCGACCGACGAAATGAAAGTCGGTGATAACGATAACTTGTCGGCTATGATCGCGACTTTGGTTGACGCCGACGCCCTATTTATTTGTTCCGATATCGACGGTCTGTATGACTCAGATCCGAACCTGAATCCAGACGCGAAAAAGATACCGGTGGTTGAACAAATTGACGAAAGCATTTATTCACTAGCCGGTGGTTCAGTGAGTTCTGTCGGCACCGGGGGAATGCGCACAAAAGTTGAAGCTGCAGAAAAAGCCACTTCACACGGTATCGATACTTACATAGTTAACGGTCGTAAAGGTGAGACTTTTGAATCGTTACTACAGGGGGATATCCCCGGCACATTATTCCGTCGTCAATCTGATCCAATTAGCAACAAAAAGCATTGGTTAAGACATACTCTGGTCGCCCAAGGCGAAATATTGGTTGATGAAGGTGCAGAGAAAGCATTAATTGAGAACGGTGCCTCACTACTCAGTTCAGGCATTGTTGATGTACAAGGTGACTTTGATCGCGGTGACGCCGTGCTGGTTCGCAGCGCCAACGATACTGACGCTATCGCAAAAGGTATTTGTCAGTACAGCGCACATGAACTGATGCACATTAAAGGGCAGCAAACGGAAGATATAGCTGAAAAATTTGGCTATAGCCCAATTACAGAAGTCATTCACCGTGACGATCTAATGATTTTGGAGGACGCATGA
- a CDS encoding glutamate-5-semialdehyde dehydrogenase has translation MSQQLAKEISQRAAKAARAVATLSEADKNSVLQKMADAIRARQDKIIEVNKKDLATGKEKGLSDAMMDRLELTPERVEGMASAIEEIIALKDPVGDSYVLDERPNGMKIEKMRIPLGVICMIYEARPNVTADAGALCFKSGNAVILRCGREAIESSKAIAEALHEALEASNLPKDVITVVPTPDRELMTELLQQKDYIDLVIPRGGEGLIHFVSDTSKIPVIQHYKGVCHLYVDKDADLDKALAILLNGKTQRTGVCNALEGLLVHQDVADKFLPMAAKALAEKDVTIHADKRSVSYFDGADEIADDAFGEEYLALEIAVRTVDNYEGAIEHIQEFGSGHTEVIITENDETAKRFIREVDSAVTMANVSSRFSDGGQLGLGAEIGISTSKLHAYGPMGLEALTTEKFVVTGNGQVRD, from the coding sequence ATGAGCCAGCAATTAGCAAAAGAAATTTCACAACGCGCTGCAAAAGCGGCACGCGCTGTAGCAACCTTATCTGAAGCAGACAAAAACAGCGTACTGCAGAAGATGGCAGACGCAATTCGCGCACGCCAGGACAAAATTATTGAAGTCAATAAAAAAGACCTGGCTACCGGGAAAGAGAAAGGTCTGAGCGATGCGATGATGGATCGCCTGGAATTGACACCTGAGCGTGTCGAGGGTATGGCCTCTGCCATTGAAGAGATCATTGCGTTAAAAGATCCTGTAGGCGACAGCTACGTTCTGGATGAGCGTCCTAATGGAATGAAAATCGAGAAAATGCGCATTCCTCTGGGCGTTATCTGCATGATTTACGAAGCACGTCCGAATGTCACAGCTGACGCTGGAGCCCTGTGCTTTAAGTCAGGTAATGCCGTTATCTTGCGCTGTGGCCGTGAAGCTATTGAAAGCAGCAAAGCCATTGCTGAAGCCTTGCACGAAGCATTAGAAGCCAGCAATCTGCCTAAGGACGTTATCACTGTGGTGCCAACACCTGACCGCGAATTGATGACCGAACTTCTGCAACAGAAAGACTATATCGATCTGGTTATTCCTCGCGGCGGTGAAGGCTTGATTCACTTCGTTAGCGACACCAGTAAAATCCCAGTCATCCAACATTACAAAGGTGTTTGTCACCTGTATGTGGATAAAGACGCCGATCTTGATAAAGCTCTGGCCATTTTGCTTAATGGTAAAACTCAGCGTACCGGCGTTTGTAATGCGCTCGAAGGTTTACTGGTTCATCAGGACGTTGCTGATAAGTTCTTGCCTATGGCTGCTAAGGCTCTGGCTGAAAAAGACGTAACCATTCACGCCGATAAGCGTTCAGTAAGTTACTTTGATGGCGCTGATGAGATTGCAGACGACGCTTTTGGTGAAGAATACCTGGCTCTTGAGATTGCGGTTCGCACCGTCGACAACTACGAAGGTGCTATTGAGCATATTCAGGAGTTTGGTAGCGGTCATACTGAAGTTATTATCACTGAAAACGATGAAACGGCTAAGCGTTTCATTCGTGAAGTAGACTCAGCCGTTACCATGGCAAATGTCTCTTCTCGCTTCTCTGATGGCGGTCAGTTAGGTTTAGGTGCTGAAATTGGTATCTCCACCAGTAAGCTGCACGCATACGGACCAATGGGTCTTGAAGCACTAACAACTGAGAAATTCGTGGTGACCGGTAACGGTCAGGTTCGCGACTAA